From one Gossypium hirsutum isolate 1008001.06 chromosome D08, Gossypium_hirsutum_v2.1, whole genome shotgun sequence genomic stretch:
- the LOC121219942 gene encoding SNF1-related protein kinase regulatory subunit beta-1, translating to MGNANGREDGANGGIENLYLRSNGGEPIVPGAGPSASAVVVRVPSSDSMANSPPQSPSRSRSPLLFAPQVPVAPLPRGDVHSFFSQIWQHDSPGAVDSATEKGIPVIITWNYGGHDVAVEGSWDNWRSRKKLLRSGKDHSILLVLPSGIYHYKFIVDGEWRYMPDLPFVANEMGHICNLLDVHDYVPENLDSVTEFLAPGSPNSSYGQALPTEEDFAKEPVIVPSQLHQTVLGTDNQDGASSSKPQHVVLNHLFIEKGWASHSVVALGLTHRFESKYVTVVLYKPLKR from the exons ATGGGAAATGCAAATGGAAGAGAAGACGGAGCCAATGGCGGTATCGAAAATCTTTACTTAAGATCCAACGGTGGGGAGCCCATCGTTCCTGGAGCCGGCCCCTCGGCCTCCGCAGTAGTTGTTAGAGTGCCGTCGTCTGATTCAATGGCGAATAGTCCGCCGCAGAGCCCTAGCCGGTCTCGATCCCCTCTTTTGTTCGCGCCTCAG GTTCCTGTAGCTCCCTTACCAAGGGGTGATGTCCATTCCTTTTTCAGCCAAATTTGGCAGCATGATTCACCTGGGGCTGTTGATAGTGCAACTGAGAAAGGTATTCCTGTCATCATTACATGGAATTATGGTGGTCATGATGTGGCCGTGGAAGGTTCTTGGGACAACTGGAGATCAAG GAAGAAACTGCTGAGATCTGGTAAGGACCACTCAATTCTTTTGGTCCTTCCATCTGGCATATACCATTACAAGTTTATTGTTGATGGCGAATGGAGATATATGCCTGATCTACCTTTTGTAGCTAATGAAATGGGCCATATTTGTAATCTTCTTGATGTTCAT GACTATGTACCTGAAAATCTGGATAGTGTAACCGAGTTTTTGGCTCCAGGATCTCCAAATTCCAGTTATGGCCAGGCATTGCCAACGGAGGAAGATTTTGCAAAGGAGCCTGTTATAGTTCCGTCCCAGCTGCATCAAACTGTCCTCGGTACAGATAATCAAGATGGAGCATCATCCTCAAAGCCTCAACATGTTGTACTTAACCACCTTTTCATTGAGAAAGGATGGGCATCGCATTCTGTTGTTGCCCTGGGATTGACCCATAGGTTTGAGTCCAAATACGTGACTGTTGTACTCTATAAGCCACTCAAAAGGTAA
- the LOC107962785 gene encoding uncharacterized protein, protein MKKKMKTEEKTVTEEHDVGDAARRGTVSVPIQQVEDSAGITEETADARNWKRTNLFLEIPSRSLDDSSQESVTVKMPQTPSLTPRKVNFHLTPSPSDARINGSSSGPSSSKGKSLRSLLPKLSFKARSISSDIEKAANLAPESSITSLKEKPSMSRTLSLTKIFTPMINRTSSLPVTQTANSNPESASGGSLGGSSKGSMLKISRSFSVPVNEKEGKLRRMDSFFRVVPSTPRAKEGEISSNPSIRPDSENRDPDGEDILEEEAVCRICMVELCEGGETFKMECSCKGELALAHKDCAVKWFTIKGNKTCDVCKQEVQNLPVTLLRIQSVRARHGGTSRGFPDEARGYRVWQEVPVLVIISMLAYFCFLEQLLVGKMGTGAIAISLPFSCVLGLLASMTSSTMVKRRFIWVYASIQFALVVFFAHMFYSLVKVQAVLSILLATFSGFGVAMSGSSIIVEIMRWRRRWQAWSDQQHHNSQVPTPPPVQPPRAVNSPRRVPDGNQQRAETFSGS, encoded by the exons atgaaaaaaaagatgaagacTGAAGAAAAAACAGTGACAGAGGAACATGATGTTGGTGATGCTGCAAGACGAGGAACAGTTTCTGTTCCTATTCAACAG GTGGAAGATTCTGCCGGAATAACCGAGGAAACGGCGGATGCTCGTAATTGGAAGCGAACCAACCTCTTTCTCGAGATCCCCTCGAGAAGTTTGGATGATTCTTCTCAAGAGTCTGTCACAGTTAAGATGCCCCAAACACCTAGTTTGACTCCCAGGAAAGTGAATTTTCACTTGACACCGAGTCCTTCCGATGCAAGGATTAATGGATCCTCCTCAGGTCCTTCGTCGTCGAAAGGTAAATCGTTGAGGAGTCTCTTGCCGAAACTAAGCTTCAAGGCTAGAAGTATAAGTTCGGATATTGAAAAGGCTGCAAACTTGGCTCCCGAATCTTCGATTACTTCTCTAAAAGAGAAGCCTTCCATGTCGAGGACATTGTCACTTACCAAGATATTTACTCCCATGATAAACAGAACATCTTCCTTGCCTGTAACTCAAACTGCAAACTCGAACCCGGAATCTGCAAGCGGGGGAAGCCTTGGTGGCTCT AGTAAGGGAAGCATGCTGAAGATATCTCGCTCGTTTTCAGTTCCCGTAAacgaaaaagaaggaaaattaaGGAGAATGGATTCATTCTTTAGAGTGGTTCCCTCAACTCCGCGAGCAAAGGAAGGAGAAATAAGTTCAAACCCTTCTATCAGGCCCGATTCAG aaaacaGAGACCCTGATGGTGAGGACATACTGGAAGAAGAGGCTGTTTGTAGAATTTGTATGGTTGAACTATGCGAAGGAGGCGAAACATTTAAGATGGAATGCAGCTGCAAAGGCGAGCTTGCGTTGGCTCACAAAGACTGTGCCGTTAAATGGTTTACCATCAAAGGCAACAAGACATGCGATGTGTGCAAGCAAGAGGTTCAGAACCTACCCGTCACCCTTTTACGAATCCAAAGTGTTCGAGCTCGCCATGGTGGAACAAGTAGAGGTTTTCCGGATGAAGCTCGTGGATACAG GGTTTGGCAGGAGGTCCCGGTTCTTGTAATCATCAGCATGCTTGCATATTTTTGTTTTCTCGAGCAGCTTCTG GTTGGAAAAATGGGTACCGGAGCCATTGCTATATCGCTTCCATTTTCTTGCGTGCTAGGCCTGCTTGCATCGATGACTTCTTCAACTATGG TGAAGCGAAGATTCATCTGGGTTTACGCATCGATTCAATTCGCCTTGGTGGTCTTCTTTGCTCATATGTTTTATTCATTG GTGAAAGTACAAGCAGTACTATCAATTCTCCTTGCAACTTTTTCTGGTTTCGGCGTTGCAATGAGCGGGAGTTCTATCATTGTCGAGATCATGCGTTGGAGAAGAAGATGGCAGGCTTGGTCCGACCAGCAGCACCATAATTCCCAAGTTCCGACACCACCGCCGGTCCAACCTCCACGAGCTGTTAATTCACCTCGGAGAGTTCCGGATGGAAACCAGCAAAGAGCAGAAACTTTCAGTGGGAGTTGA